A single region of the Bacillus cereus genome encodes:
- a CDS encoding ammonia permease has product MFSIIWMLFMPLLMLCGIAGGIFLVVTGIIHRKFLAILMGIICCSFVIMPFIFLNKGINGEDILHIPAVLYWVLFSLAGLLAGINGARSKIKSIRNTGFIIFSVGLFAAICYQLMSMPDSYFIR; this is encoded by the coding sequence ATATTCAGTATTATTTGGATGCTTTTTATGCCGCTTCTCATGTTGTGCGGAATTGCTGGTGGTATTTTTTTAGTGGTAACCGGAATTATTCATCGTAAATTCCTTGCTATTTTAATGGGGATTATTTGCTGCTCATTCGTTATAATGCCTTTTATTTTTTTGAACAAAGGTATAAACGGAGAGGATATTCTTCATATTCCAGCGGTTCTATATTGGGTGCTTTTCTCTCTAGCTGGTTTATTAGCAGGAATTAATGGGGCACGTTCAAAAATTAAAAGTATACGTAATACGGGATTCATTATTTTCTCGGTAGGACTGTTCGCAGCTATTTGTTATCAGCTCATGTCTATGCCTGATTCATATTTCATTCGTTAA
- a CDS encoding CPBP family intramembrane glutamic endopeptidase: MQPATQIPNEQNNSMSWLQFLGVLFILFPCLSLINILLTLLPIELYGYINPDTNKFLLDSIENVSYELVALLLLIVFTTKYKPLKELVLPIFDFRVLKSFQMYIYVLIYYVLTLFVDMFVLDKLFPSSVQEQSDALQLSTLEHYPLLLLLAGGIFAPIFEELVCRGILLRFFEEKFTFWPAVILSSLIFGIAHTYSVGVMISAFMTGIFACLLYKQTKSIIPAILLHILTNVIAFST; the protein is encoded by the coding sequence ATGCAACCCGCTACACAAATTCCAAACGAACAGAACAACTCCATGTCATGGTTACAATTTCTTGGAGTTTTATTCATTCTCTTCCCATGTCTCTCATTAATAAATATACTCCTTACACTTTTACCTATTGAGTTATATGGATACATTAACCCAGATACAAATAAATTTTTGCTTGATTCTATAGAAAATGTAAGTTATGAATTAGTTGCTTTACTTTTACTAATCGTATTTACCACGAAATATAAACCACTGAAAGAACTAGTATTGCCTATATTTGATTTTCGAGTTTTAAAATCTTTTCAGATGTACATCTATGTTCTCATTTATTATGTACTCACTCTGTTTGTAGATATGTTTGTGTTAGATAAATTATTCCCTTCATCCGTACAAGAACAGTCTGATGCATTGCAACTTTCAACACTAGAGCATTATCCACTTCTCTTACTTCTAGCTGGCGGGATTTTTGCACCTATTTTTGAAGAGCTTGTATGCAGAGGTATTCTTCTTCGTTTTTTCGAAGAGAAGTTTACCTTTTGGCCAGCTGTAATCCTCTCAAGTTTAATTTTCGGTATTGCCCATACGTACTCTGTGGGAGTTATGATTAGCGCATTTATGACGGGAATATTTGCTTGTTTATTGTACAAACAAACTAAATCTATTATTCCAGCTATACTATTACATATTTTGACTAATGTAATCGCCTTTTCAACGTAA
- a CDS encoding ammonia permease, with translation MEATGLLVWIILGPILMLCEVIVGIFLIIAGIKYRKLLTFIVGLISILLIVVPIICIGYGIDLERMLPISGTLYWGFFPLAGLLAIISGRQLTHIRSMGIILFITGLCSLTAYHLLYLTT, from the coding sequence ATGGAAGCTACCGGATTATTAGTTTGGATTATTTTAGGCCCTATTTTGATGCTATGTGAAGTCATCGTTGGCATTTTTTTAATTATTGCTGGAATTAAATATCGGAAATTACTTACTTTTATAGTGGGATTGATTAGCATATTACTTATCGTTGTTCCTATCATTTGTATAGGCTATGGAATAGATTTAGAGCGGATGCTTCCAATTTCAGGAACTTTATATTGGGGCTTCTTCCCTTTAGCCGGACTATTAGCTATTATAAGTGGAAGACAATTAACACATATTCGTTCTATGGGGATAATTTTGTTTATAACGGGATTATGCTCTTTGACTGCTTATCATCTTTTATATTTAACTACATAA
- the rpmI gene encoding 50S ribosomal protein L35: MPKQKTHRGAAKRFKKTGSGKLKRSHAYTSHLFANKSTKAKRKLRKAGVVSAGDFKRIRQMLDNLK; the protein is encoded by the coding sequence ATGCCTAAACAAAAAACTCATCGCGGCGCTGCAAAGCGTTTCAAAAAGACTGGATCAGGTAAACTGAAACGTTCTCACGCTTACACAAGCCATTTATTCGCTAACAAATCTACAAAAGCTAAACGTAAACTACGTAAAGCTGGTGTAGTAAGCGCTGGTGACTTCAAACGCATTCGTCAAATGCTTGACAACTTAAAATAA
- a CDS encoding M42 family metallopeptidase, translated as MTKLDATLTMLKELTDARGIAGNEREPREVMKKYIEPFADELSTDNLGSLVAKKVGEENGPKIMVAGHLDEVGFMLTQIDDKGFLRFQTVGGWWSQVMLAQRVTIVTRKGDITGVIGSKPPHILPPEARKKPVDIKDMFIDIGASSQEEAMEWGVRPGDQVVPYFEFQVMKNEKMLLAKAWDNRIGCAIAIDVLKQLKDEKHPNVVYGVGTVQEEVGLRGAKTSANYIKPDIAFAVDVGIAGDTPGVTSKEAQSKMGDGPQIILYDASVIGHTGLRDFVVDVADELQIPYQYDSVAGGGTDAGAIHISVNGIPSMAITIATRYIHSHAAMLHRDDYENAVKLIVEVIKRLDKEAVHNITFN; from the coding sequence ATGACAAAATTAGACGCGACATTGACAATGCTAAAAGAATTAACAGACGCACGCGGTATTGCGGGTAATGAGCGCGAACCACGTGAAGTAATGAAGAAATATATTGAGCCGTTTGCAGATGAACTTTCTACTGATAATTTAGGAAGTTTAGTTGCGAAAAAAGTTGGGGAAGAAAATGGCCCGAAAATTATGGTTGCAGGTCATTTAGATGAAGTTGGCTTTATGCTTACGCAAATTGATGACAAAGGCTTCCTTCGTTTCCAAACGGTTGGTGGCTGGTGGTCGCAAGTTATGCTGGCACAGCGCGTAACAATTGTAACGCGTAAAGGAGATATAACAGGTGTGATTGGTTCGAAACCACCGCACATTTTACCTCCAGAAGCTCGTAAAAAGCCAGTTGACATTAAAGACATGTTCATCGATATTGGTGCTTCTAGCCAAGAAGAGGCAATGGAGTGGGGCGTAAGACCAGGAGATCAAGTTGTACCTTACTTTGAATTCCAAGTAATGAAGAATGAAAAGATGTTACTTGCAAAAGCATGGGATAACCGAATTGGTTGTGCAATTGCAATTGATGTATTAAAACAATTAAAAGATGAAAAACATCCAAACGTTGTATACGGCGTTGGGACTGTACAAGAAGAAGTTGGTCTTCGTGGTGCGAAAACATCTGCGAATTATATCAAACCAGATATCGCGTTCGCAGTAGATGTTGGTATCGCTGGAGATACACCGGGTGTAACGTCAAAAGAAGCGCAAAGTAAAATGGGCGATGGACCGCAGATCATTTTATATGATGCTTCTGTTATTGGTCATACAGGTTTACGTGACTTTGTAGTTGATGTTGCTGATGAATTACAAATTCCATATCAGTATGATTCTGTAGCCGGCGGGGGAACAGATGCAGGAGCAATTCACATTTCTGTAAACGGTATTCCGTCTATGGCAATTACGATTGCGACACGCTACATTCATTCTCATGCGGCAATGTTACACCGTGATGACTATGAAAATGCAGTGAAGTTAATTGTAGAAGTTATTAAACGTCTTGATAAAGAGGCTGTACATAACATTACATTTAATTAA
- a CDS encoding dUTP diphosphatase, giving the protein MDLLQLFKLQKELDDRIVKEHDLQPKKLLKEKMLALLVEIGELANETRCFKYWSNKPASEREVILEEYVDGLHFILSIGIDLGIDKNFLFYKCAQTNKTQVEIFLDTYAKVIRFTDQPSITNYIELFTSYLRLGQALEFEQEEIEKAYLDKNEVNHQRQTQGY; this is encoded by the coding sequence ATGGACTTACTACAACTATTTAAACTACAAAAAGAATTAGATGACCGTATTGTGAAAGAACATGACTTACAACCAAAAAAATTGTTAAAAGAAAAAATGTTAGCTCTTCTTGTAGAAATTGGAGAACTTGCAAATGAAACACGTTGTTTTAAATATTGGAGCAATAAACCAGCATCAGAGCGTGAAGTAATATTAGAAGAATACGTAGATGGTTTACATTTTATCTTATCAATCGGAATCGATTTAGGAATTGATAAAAACTTCTTATTCTATAAATGTGCGCAAACGAATAAAACGCAAGTAGAAATTTTCTTAGACACATATGCAAAAGTGATTCGATTTACAGATCAACCTTCTATTACGAACTATATTGAACTATTTACAAGTTATCTTCGCCTTGGACAAGCGCTTGAATTTGAACAAGAAGAGATTGAAAAGGCGTATTTAGACAAAAATGAAGTAAATCATCAGCGTCAAACACAAGGATACTAA
- the infC gene encoding translation initiation factor IF-3 — protein MMINEQIRAREVRLVGANGDQLGIKSRNDALDLAASLNLDLVLVAPNAKPPVCRIMDYGKFRFEQQKKEKEQRKNQKVISMKEVRLSPTIDEHDFNTKLRNAIKFLEKGDKVKASIRFKGRAITHKEIGQRVLDRFSEACAEVSTIESKPKMEGRSMFLVLAPKNDK, from the coding sequence ATGATGATTAACGAGCAAATTCGTGCACGTGAAGTACGTTTAGTTGGCGCAAATGGCGATCAACTTGGAATCAAGTCTCGTAATGACGCTTTAGACTTAGCTGCAAGTCTTAATCTTGATTTAGTATTAGTTGCTCCAAATGCGAAACCGCCAGTATGCCGCATTATGGACTACGGTAAATTCCGCTTTGAGCAACAGAAGAAAGAAAAAGAACAGCGCAAAAATCAAAAAGTAATCAGCATGAAAGAAGTTCGTTTAAGTCCAACAATTGATGAACACGACTTTAACACAAAACTTCGTAATGCTATCAAGTTTTTAGAGAAAGGCGACAAGGTTAAAGCGTCAATTCGCTTTAAAGGACGTGCCATTACTCATAAAGAAATCGGTCAACGTGTTTTAGATCGCTTCTCAGAAGCTTGTGCTGAAGTTAGTACAATCGAATCTAAGCCTAAAATGGAAGGACGTAGTATGTTCTTAGTTTTAGCACCGAAAAACGATAAGTAA
- a CDS encoding TetR/AcrR family transcriptional regulator → MSIKNTNDPRVKRTRQLIQDAFVALVGEKGFENVTVQHIAERAPVNRATFYSHYQDKYDLLEKSIEEMLEKLTEVIKPKNKNKEEFQLTFDSPYPTFLALFEHIAENAKFYNVMLGDKAVGNYTHKMMKAIQTHLTLSLSISQPDDEDLMVPRDILISYVTGAHIGMIMSWLKRGMIYTPHFMAMQLTRLIILGAHTAAGLERPF, encoded by the coding sequence ATGTCTATTAAAAATACAAATGATCCACGTGTAAAACGAACGAGACAACTCATACAGGATGCTTTTGTCGCTTTAGTAGGCGAAAAAGGATTTGAAAATGTAACTGTCCAACATATTGCAGAACGTGCTCCTGTAAATCGCGCTACGTTTTATAGCCATTACCAAGATAAATATGACCTATTAGAAAAAAGTATCGAAGAAATGTTAGAGAAGTTAACAGAAGTAATTAAGCCTAAAAATAAAAATAAAGAAGAGTTTCAACTGACATTCGATTCACCATATCCGACATTTTTGGCTTTATTTGAGCATATCGCAGAAAACGCTAAATTCTATAACGTTATGCTTGGTGATAAAGCAGTTGGAAACTATACTCATAAAATGATGAAAGCAATTCAAACACATTTAACATTAAGCTTATCTATTTCCCAGCCAGATGATGAAGACCTTATGGTCCCTCGTGATATTCTTATTAGTTATGTTACAGGCGCTCATATCGGAATGATTATGTCATGGTTAAAAAGAGGCATGATTTATACCCCACATTTCATGGCAATGCAATTAACTCGCTTAATTATTTTAGGAGCTCATACTGCAGCAGGATTAGAAAGACCGTTTTAA
- a CDS encoding DHA2 family efflux MFS transporter permease subunit has protein sequence MSSIAIVGYALFCIIVFFLVNRLLRKKKTNMGEEQVPAVSKIEVTETETKTETETKTETELEQKQEIEASNVVELEIGKQEQVKQEKEMLKRQLPVENVNVKAVVAVLILGMFVSILNQTIINVALPPLMNEFNVSTSTAQWLITGFMLVNGILVPISAFLVSRFTYRKLFVAAMLFFTVGSIICATSGNFTMMMTGRIIQAVGAGILMPVGMNIFMTLFPPHKRGAAMGLLGVAMILAPAIGPTITGWVIENYSWNLMFYGMFVIGLIITFLSLKFFTLAQPVSKTKLDVFGVISSSIGLGSLLYGFSEAGNNGWTSAEVVITLIIGVIGLAVFIWRELTTDNKMLDLQVFKYPTFTFTLLINAIVTMALFGGMLLLPVYLQNIRGFTPMESGLLLLPGSLIMGIMGPVAGKLFDKYGIRPLAIVGLAITTFATYKFTTLSMDTPYSVIMTDYIIRSIGMSFIMMPIMTAGMNALPMKLISHGTATQNTSRQVAGSIGTAILITLMTQQTTAHVADYGNMLTTSNPILVDKVHGMGQSLAALAGSAQAGDAMSTQLLFGQISKLSAINGINDAFLIATILAGVAWVLSFFLPSGNKPNRKAGN, from the coding sequence ATGTCCTCAATTGCAATTGTAGGATATGCACTATTTTGTATAATCGTCTTCTTCCTTGTAAATCGTCTTTTACGAAAGAAAAAAACGAATATGGGAGAAGAACAAGTCCCAGCCGTAAGTAAAATAGAGGTAACAGAAACAGAAACAAAAACAGAAACAGAAACAAAAACAGAAACAGAACTTGAACAAAAACAAGAAATAGAAGCTTCTAACGTAGTGGAATTAGAAATAGGGAAGCAAGAGCAAGTAAAGCAGGAAAAAGAAATGCTGAAGAGACAATTGCCGGTAGAGAATGTGAATGTAAAGGCAGTTGTAGCTGTATTAATTCTTGGTATGTTCGTTTCTATTTTAAACCAAACAATCATTAATGTTGCATTGCCTCCATTAATGAACGAATTTAACGTATCAACTTCAACGGCCCAATGGTTAATTACAGGCTTCATGCTTGTGAACGGAATTTTAGTACCGATTAGTGCCTTTTTAGTTTCACGATTTACGTATCGTAAATTATTCGTAGCGGCAATGTTATTTTTCACGGTAGGATCTATCATTTGTGCTACATCAGGTAACTTTACAATGATGATGACAGGCCGCATTATTCAAGCGGTCGGTGCAGGTATTTTAATGCCGGTTGGTATGAATATCTTCATGACATTATTCCCGCCTCATAAGCGCGGAGCAGCGATGGGATTACTAGGGGTAGCAATGATTTTAGCGCCAGCTATTGGACCAACTATAACAGGTTGGGTGATTGAAAATTATAGCTGGAACTTAATGTTCTACGGTATGTTTGTGATCGGTTTAATTATTACGTTCTTATCTTTAAAATTCTTCACACTAGCACAGCCGGTGTCTAAAACAAAGTTAGATGTATTTGGTGTTATTAGTTCAAGTATTGGACTAGGAAGCTTATTGTACGGATTTAGTGAAGCTGGAAATAATGGCTGGACTAGTGCAGAAGTTGTTATAACACTTATCATCGGTGTTATTGGTTTAGCAGTATTTATTTGGAGAGAGTTAACAACGGACAATAAAATGCTTGATTTACAAGTGTTTAAATATCCAACGTTCACTTTCACATTATTAATTAACGCAATCGTAACGATGGCATTATTCGGAGGTATGTTATTACTTCCAGTATATCTGCAAAATATTCGCGGCTTTACGCCGATGGAATCTGGTCTACTACTCCTTCCGGGATCATTAATTATGGGGATTATGGGACCAGTTGCAGGTAAACTATTTGATAAGTATGGTATTCGTCCGTTAGCAATTGTCGGATTAGCCATTACAACATTTGCAACATATAAATTTACGACGTTATCGATGGATACACCGTATAGCGTTATTATGACGGATTATATTATACGTTCAATTGGTATGTCATTCATTATGATGCCAATTATGACAGCTGGTATGAACGCGTTACCGATGAAATTAATTTCTCACGGTACAGCAACGCAAAATACGTCAAGACAAGTAGCTGGTTCAATTGGGACAGCGATTTTAATTACACTTATGACGCAACAAACAACTGCTCACGTAGCGGATTACGGCAATATGTTAACAACGTCAAACCCAATTTTAGTTGATAAAGTGCACGGTATGGGCCAAAGCTTAGCGGCATTAGCTGGATCAGCTCAAGCAGGAGATGCGATGAGTACGCAACTATTATTCGGACAAATTTCAAAGCTATCTGCAATTAATGGTATTAACGATGCCTTCTTAATTGCAACGATATTAGCAGGTGTTGCTTGGGTATTATCGTTCTTCTTACCATCAGGCAATAAACCAAATAGAAAAGCAGGGAATTAA
- the rplT gene encoding 50S ribosomal protein L20, translating to MPRVKGGTVTRQRRKKVIKLAKGYYGSKNTLFKVANQQVMKSLMYAFRDRRQKKRDFRKLWITRINAAARMNGLSYSRLMHGLKNAGIEVNRKMLADLAVHDEKAFAELATVAKNNIN from the coding sequence ATGCCAAGAGTAAAAGGTGGTACAGTTACTCGTCAACGTCGTAAAAAAGTAATAAAATTAGCAAAAGGTTATTACGGTTCTAAAAATACATTATTCAAGGTTGCTAACCAACAGGTTATGAAATCTCTAATGTATGCATTCCGTGACCGCCGTCAAAAGAAACGTGACTTCCGTAAATTATGGATTACACGTATCAACGCAGCAGCTCGTATGAATGGTCTTTCTTACAGCCGCTTAATGCACGGTCTTAAAAATGCTGGCATCGAAGTTAACCGCAAGATGCTTGCTGACTTAGCTGTTCATGACGAAAAAGCTTTCGCTGAATTAGCAACAGTTGCAAAAAACAACATTAACTAA
- a CDS encoding HlyD family secretion protein, protein MNQFRRMVIINIITLIVLVGGGIGGYYYYNQTENYLKTDNAKIDGKVIPIASPVAGKLTDWKAEVGKNYNENDKLGAVTVAATNGEQTVDVTIPQNATVVQSNATTNAFVGAGSPIAYAFDMNNLWVTANIEETTIDDVQKGQTVDVYVDAYPDTTLTGKVEQVGLTTANTFSMLPSSNATANYTKVKQVVPVKISLDHSKSVNIVPGMNVSVRIHK, encoded by the coding sequence ATGAATCAGTTTCGAAGAATGGTAATTATCAACATTATCACATTAATTGTATTAGTTGGCGGCGGTATTGGCGGTTATTACTATTACAATCAAACGGAAAACTATTTAAAAACAGACAATGCAAAAATTGACGGAAAGGTAATTCCAATTGCGTCACCAGTAGCGGGTAAGTTAACAGACTGGAAAGCTGAAGTAGGCAAAAATTACAATGAGAACGATAAATTAGGTGCTGTTACTGTAGCGGCAACAAATGGAGAACAAACAGTAGATGTAACGATTCCACAAAATGCGACAGTTGTACAATCAAACGCAACAACAAATGCATTCGTTGGAGCGGGAAGCCCAATTGCTTACGCATTTGATATGAATAATTTATGGGTAACAGCAAACATTGAAGAAACAACTATTGATGATGTTCAAAAAGGCCAAACAGTAGATGTGTATGTAGATGCATACCCAGATACAACGTTAACAGGAAAAGTAGAACAAGTTGGATTAACAACAGCAAATACATTCTCAATGTTACCATCAAGTAACGCAACAGCGAACTATACGAAAGTAAAGCAAGTTGTACCAGTTAAAATTTCTTTAGACCATAGTAAATCAGTAAATATTGTTCCTGGAATGAATGTGTCAGTTCGTATTCATAAGTAA